The Fluviispira vulneris sequence ATATCAAATATTTTAGAATCCTTTATATCTTTCTTTAAATCGTGATAAAATCCAAGATTAGCAACTATAAAGTCAATTTTATTGGCGTTCATTTTGGAAATACAATCTGTTCTTTTAATTACTTTTATTAAGTTAATTTCACTTAGATTTGCTTCACTCCAAGCATTGCCTTTATAATCACAGATGCGGTATTTTTTTAGATCTTCAATATTTTTAATTTTTTTTATCTCATTTTCTAAGTTCTTTTTTGTATATAATAAAAAGTTTTTTATAATAAAAGAGGATTTTTGAGTAAAATAAGCATACTCTTTTCTTTTCTCAATTGGAGTTGTTATAAATCCATCAGCTTCACCACTTTGTACCATATATTGTGCTTTTTCCCAAGAA is a genomic window containing:
- a CDS encoding substrate-binding periplasmic protein gives rise to the protein MKLFVYLTILFSHTFNLSAYAAEEMVFVYFNDFYPYSYSSSSEKNDANGIFPHYIKELFSKINIKVTNESYSWEKAQYMVQSGEADGFITTPIEKRKEYAYFTQKSSFIIKNFLLYTKKNLENEIKKIKNIEDLKKYRICDYKGNAWSEANLSEINLIKVIKRTDCISKMNANKIDFIVANLGFYHDLKKDIKDSKIFDIPFIKKSSTHFHIGIRRDYPHSYSIIESLNHYIKLENEDNFRN